From one Balaenoptera acutorostrata chromosome 6, mBalAcu1.1, whole genome shotgun sequence genomic stretch:
- the UNG gene encoding LOW QUALITY PROTEIN: uracil-DNA glycosylase (The sequence of the model RefSeq protein was modified relative to this genomic sequence to represent the inferred CDS: inserted 3 bases in 2 codons; deleted 1 base in 1 codon) yields the protein MALCPTFCAGQSSLPYKLRATPGTGVPQRVTVRTSLHGCPAFSGSPHQVFTRTQTCDMRHVKAATLGQDPQRGPHQAHGFRFSVQRPGPAPRSLENTYKELSAQTNKNDGFVHPGHGGLLDGPARCSPAHRCPHRPAYQASSQTGWEHLTGVAASWLNPTARGLVXRLWGSYVQEKGSAXQTAHPSPLSVHTGLLGCRQFSKINALLPKASEGPVNWKDLWP from the exons ATGGCGCTTTGCCCCACATTCTGTGCTGGCCAGTCCTCCTTGCCCTACAAGCTGCGGGCCACCCCAGGCACTGGGGTCCCACAGAGAGTCACCGTTCGGACCTCTCTGCACGGCTGCCCTGCATTTAGCGGAT CCCCACACCAAGTCTTCACACGGACCCAAACGTGTGACATGAGACATGTGAAGGCCGCCACCCTGGGACAAGATCCACAGCGTGGACCCCATCAAGCTCACGGGTTCCGCTTCAGTGTTCAGAGACCTGGCCCAGCCCCACGCAGTCTGGAAAACACTTATAAAGAGCTGTCtgcacaaaca aacaaaaacgatgGTTTTGTTCATCCTGGTCACGGAGGTTTACTAGACGGGCCAGCGAGGTGCTCTCCAGCTCACCGCTGCCCTCACCGCCCAGCATATCAGGCCAGTTCTCAAACAGGCTGGGAGCACCTCACCGGCGTGGCTGCGTCCTGGCTCAATCCAACCGCGAGAGGCCTTG TCCGGCTCTGGGGCTCCTACGTTCAGGAGAAAGGCAGTGC ACAGACCGCGCATCCCTCCCCGCTGTCGGTGCACACAGGGCTCCTTGGGTGCAGACAGTTCTCTAAAATCAACGCGCTGCTGCCCAAGGCCAGCGAAGGGCCCGTCAACTGGAAGGATCTGTGGCCGTGA